One stretch of Bdellovibrionales bacterium DNA includes these proteins:
- a CDS encoding purine-nucleoside phosphorylase, which translates to MAVIENLQETTSFIRAKSSLKPKLGIVLGSGLGAFVKNVKVETSIPYSEIPHFGAPTVEGHSGRLILGHVGATPVAILQGRVHYYEGFTMEQVVYPIRTLAMLGIEMAMLTNSAGGLDPHMSPGDFMVIEDHINLMGINPLMGPNIKNLGPRFPDMTEAYDKKLTQKLISTLDAMQIRSWRGIYCGVSGPAYETPAEVRFLQLIGGKAVGMSTVPESIAANHLGLRVCAVSCITNLAAGISNNRLTHEEVTERAQSVEERFSAFLTQFILKLDTN; encoded by the coding sequence ATGGCGGTTATCGAGAACCTACAAGAAACTACAAGCTTTATCCGAGCCAAGTCATCACTCAAACCTAAGTTAGGAATCGTATTGGGTTCGGGGCTGGGCGCTTTTGTTAAAAATGTAAAAGTTGAAACTTCGATTCCCTACAGCGAAATCCCTCACTTCGGAGCACCCACGGTAGAAGGTCACAGCGGCCGCTTAATTTTAGGTCACGTGGGAGCAACCCCCGTCGCAATTCTCCAAGGCCGCGTCCATTACTACGAAGGCTTCACAATGGAGCAGGTCGTCTATCCGATTCGCACCTTAGCCATGCTAGGAATTGAAATGGCCATGTTGACGAATTCCGCGGGCGGATTAGATCCTCACATGTCTCCTGGAGATTTTATGGTCATCGAAGATCATATTAATCTGATGGGAATAAATCCTTTGATGGGACCAAACATAAAAAATCTAGGACCACGATTCCCCGACATGACAGAGGCTTACGATAAAAAACTCACTCAAAAATTAATTTCGACATTAGATGCTATGCAGATTCGTTCTTGGCGTGGAATCTATTGCGGCGTGAGTGGTCCCGCTTACGAAACTCCCGCAGAAGTTCGCTTTCTTCAATTGATCGGCGGTAAAGCCGTTGGGATGAGTACGGTGCCCGAAAGTATCGCCGCAAATCATCTGGGCTTACGAGTCTGTGCTGTCAGTTGCATCACCAATCTTGCTGCAGGCATATCCAACAACAGACTCACTCATGAAGAGGTCACCGAGCGCGCTCAGTCCGTCGAGGAGCGATTTTCTGCATTTCTCACTCAGTTTATTTTAAAACTCGATACCAATTAA
- a CDS encoding thymidine phosphorylase, with the protein MMLLPAAVIRKKRDGQDLSEHEIDFFVSGYHKGTIPDYQMSALLMAIVLKGMTPAETAVLTRCMLHSGKTLTFKNTDSLPVDKHSTGGIGDKTSLIIAPLVAACGVRVPMIAGRGLGHTGGTIDKLESIKGFKTQLTLEQFQEQVEKIKGAIIGQTEDICPADKKIYALRDVTGTVESLPLICGSILSKKIAEGIKGLVLDVKCGSGAFMKNISQARELARWLVKTGEDNGVKTRAYITNMEEPLGRFIGNGIEILECMSLMTGQSYFGYGPQDFSDTRELTLQLSAEMLVLSGQWKDHPAAYEHAKTTLENGGAYQKWCEIVKSQGGDPDQIIQPPVDGWHHICATSDGYLANYDTEAIGYAAIALGAGRKVTGEQLDLAASIIVHKKVGDRINKNEKLFSVFGSDSQKIFQSEAFLTTAYKISLQKPAMTSLILDKL; encoded by the coding sequence ATGATGCTTCTTCCTGCGGCCGTGATCCGCAAAAAACGCGATGGACAAGATCTTAGTGAACACGAAATTGATTTTTTTGTTTCCGGATATCACAAAGGAACAATTCCCGATTACCAAATGAGCGCTCTATTGATGGCGATTGTTCTCAAAGGGATGACACCCGCTGAAACCGCAGTGCTCACTCGTTGCATGCTCCATTCTGGTAAAACATTAACTTTCAAAAACACCGACTCACTTCCGGTTGATAAACACAGTACTGGCGGAATTGGTGACAAAACAAGTTTAATTATTGCTCCCCTTGTCGCCGCCTGCGGAGTTCGTGTTCCTATGATTGCAGGCCGTGGCTTAGGCCACACTGGCGGAACGATTGATAAGCTAGAAAGCATTAAAGGATTTAAAACTCAGCTCACCTTGGAGCAGTTTCAGGAGCAAGTTGAAAAAATAAAAGGTGCAATCATCGGTCAAACCGAAGACATCTGCCCGGCTGATAAAAAAATCTACGCTCTGAGAGACGTGACAGGAACTGTAGAGTCCCTTCCGCTCATCTGCGGAAGTATTCTCTCTAAAAAAATTGCCGAAGGTATTAAGGGTCTTGTGTTAGACGTTAAATGTGGTTCCGGTGCATTTATGAAAAATATTTCCCAAGCTCGTGAACTTGCACGATGGCTAGTTAAAACGGGTGAAGATAATGGAGTTAAGACTCGAGCTTACATCACAAATATGGAAGAGCCCTTGGGTCGATTTATAGGAAACGGCATTGAGATTTTAGAGTGCATGTCGCTCATGACCGGTCAGTCTTACTTCGGATATGGTCCTCAAGATTTTAGTGATACGCGCGAACTGACATTACAGTTATCCGCAGAAATGTTGGTTCTCTCTGGTCAATGGAAAGATCATCCGGCGGCCTACGAGCACGCTAAAACCACCTTAGAGAACGGTGGGGCCTACCAAAAATGGTGCGAGATTGTAAAATCTCAAGGTGGTGATCCCGACCAAATCATTCAACCCCCTGTAGACGGATGGCATCATATTTGCGCCACATCTGATGGATACCTTGCCAACTACGACACCGAAGCTATCGGTTATGCTGCGATTGCTCTCGGTGCAGGCCGTAAAGTGACTGGGGAACAATTAGACCTTGCTGCAAGTATTATTGTTCATAAAAAGGTCGGTGATCGGATCAATAAAAACGAAAAACTTTTTTCTGTCTTTGGTAGCGATTCGCAAAAGATCTTTCAGTCCGAAGCGTTTTTGACTACGGCTTATAAGATTTCCTTGCAAAAGCCGGCAATGACCAGTTTGATATTAGACAAACTTTAG
- the deoC gene encoding deoxyribose-phosphate aldolase has translation MKTIAHLFDHTVLKQDATSDDVKNLCREAREHNFFSVCVNPCWIRLTQKELAGSAVKVCTVIGFPLGANTTEAKLSEAQDAISLGADELDFVMNVGALKSGDFNLVKNELKTLIQAVDKKALSKIIVESGALTREELSQAIQAVNESGAEFIKTSTGFFGTGATVEAIKLMRELGRPGLKIKASGGIRSYDDFQKFYALNVERVGASKSVEILKDWMARS, from the coding sequence ATGAAAACTATAGCTCATCTCTTCGACCATACAGTTCTTAAACAAGATGCTACCAGCGATGATGTGAAAAATCTTTGCCGCGAAGCTCGCGAGCACAATTTTTTTTCGGTCTGTGTAAATCCTTGCTGGATCCGCCTCACTCAAAAAGAGTTAGCAGGAAGTGCCGTCAAAGTCTGCACCGTGATTGGCTTCCCCTTGGGAGCGAACACGACAGAAGCTAAACTCTCCGAAGCGCAAGATGCGATTTCGTTGGGTGCTGACGAACTCGATTTTGTAATGAACGTCGGCGCACTCAAGAGCGGTGACTTCAATCTCGTCAAAAACGAATTAAAAACTTTGATCCAAGCCGTCGATAAAAAAGCTTTATCAAAAATTATCGTCGAGTCCGGAGCCCTCACCCGCGAGGAGCTTTCTCAAGCCATTCAGGCGGTCAACGAGAGCGGCGCAGAGTTTATCAAAACGTCCACAGGATTTTTTGGAACGGGCGCGACTGTCGAGGCCATAAAGTTGATGCGCGAACTCGGTCGTCCCGGTTTAAAAATCAAAGCGAGCGGTGGGATTCGTTCTTACGATGACTTCCAAAAGTTTTATGCGCTCAACGTTGAACGTGTCGGTGCTTCCAAAAGCGTAGAAATTCTTAAAGACTGGATGGCCCGCTCATGA
- a CDS encoding type IV pilus twitching motility protein PilT, with protein sequence MAKLDDLFRLMVKQGASDLHLTTGAPPCLRIDGQIEKLDYRDLTNEECKALIFELLSEEQRQRFAENWELDCAYQAPNIGRFRCNVFLHRKGVGAVFRFIPETIKSMDELGLPKPLYDIIRAPQGLILVTGPTGSGKSTTLAAMINEINASEKLHILTMEDPIEFVHSNKMSLINQREVTTNTRSFSTALKAALREDPDVILVGELRDPETIALALKAAETGHLVFGTLHTMSAPKTIDRIIDTFPEDQQSQIRSALSESLRAVVSQLLLPKLGKGRVAAHEILINNTAIGNLIRENKIFQIKSTMQTGRAEGMQTLDDALTKLMQENQIAIETGKALMAKSISDRNSGTSTTIKSPLGAPGIPTPFPKKTS encoded by the coding sequence ATGGCAAAGCTCGATGATTTATTTAGACTGATGGTAAAACAAGGGGCCTCTGACCTTCATTTAACCACAGGAGCGCCTCCTTGCTTAAGAATCGATGGTCAGATCGAAAAGCTCGATTATCGCGACCTCACCAACGAAGAGTGCAAAGCATTAATTTTTGAACTCCTCTCCGAAGAGCAACGCCAGAGATTCGCAGAAAACTGGGAATTAGACTGCGCGTATCAAGCACCTAATATTGGTCGCTTTCGCTGCAACGTTTTCTTGCATCGCAAAGGTGTCGGAGCGGTTTTTCGTTTTATTCCGGAAACAATTAAATCTATGGACGAGCTCGGATTACCAAAACCTCTCTACGACATTATCCGTGCCCCCCAGGGACTCATTCTGGTCACTGGGCCCACAGGTTCTGGAAAATCGACAACACTTGCGGCCATGATCAATGAGATCAATGCTTCGGAAAAACTTCACATCCTAACGATGGAAGATCCTATCGAATTTGTGCACTCCAATAAGATGTCACTGATCAATCAACGAGAGGTCACAACGAATACACGATCATTTAGCACCGCACTTAAAGCCGCTCTTCGAGAAGACCCAGATGTGATTCTCGTGGGAGAGTTGCGAGATCCGGAGACTATTGCCCTTGCATTGAAAGCCGCAGAGACAGGACACTTGGTGTTTGGCACGCTCCATACAATGAGCGCACCTAAAACGATCGACCGAATTATCGACACCTTCCCCGAGGATCAACAGTCTCAAATACGTTCCGCACTGTCAGAGAGCTTGCGCGCCGTCGTTTCGCAATTGCTTCTTCCTAAATTAGGAAAGGGGCGAGTCGCAGCTCATGAGATTCTTATTAATAACACGGCCATTGGAAACTTGATTCGCGAAAACAAAATTTTCCAAATCAAATCGACAATGCAGACCGGACGGGCTGAAGGAATGCAGACTCTAGATGATGCTCTTACGAAACTGATGCAGGAAAACCAAATTGCGATCGAAACTGGAAAGGCTCTCATGGCAAAGTCCATCTCCGACAGAAATTCGGGCACCAGCACGACGATCAAGTCGCCCCTCGGCGCCCCCGGAATTCCCACCCCGTTCCCCAAAAAAACCAGCTAA
- a CDS encoding Rne/Rng family ribonuclease translates to MVKTEILIQSNRLETRVAYLEKGELVDYKVERNTNPTLVGAVYRGRVVRVLPGMQAAFVDIGLERAAFLYVGDVREEDFVFESEDEVAGLWSDKEKPKIQELLTEGQAILVQVAKDPIGSKGARITTHISMAGRRIVYLPTLSHFGVSRKIEKEAERERLKGLMEKNITEGGAIVRTVGDGMTEDELHSDLEYLQKVWKDIQENYKSSQNVGAVHTEVEYSLRVLRDMLNPDVDRVWVEGQNTYERIQKFVSQFMPIYTNKIHHYFEKEPLFSRFDIDVEVEKALARKVWLRSGGYLVIDEAEALVVIDVNTGKFVGKKDLEDTIFKTNMESVKEIAHQIRLRDCSGIIVVDFIDMLEQDHRQKVLKALEEEVKRDRVRVSVISMTGLGLVEMTRKRLRSSLRRTLSDPCFYCEGLGTLKKKETIVCEIFRDLTQVLTKKTITHPMIVHCHGDVVNWVYSEESEMMDTFEEELGVPVIFRTDSRLHFEEFRIEV, encoded by the coding sequence ATGGTTAAAACTGAAATTCTTATCCAGTCCAATCGTCTAGAGACCCGTGTGGCGTATCTCGAAAAAGGGGAACTCGTCGATTACAAGGTCGAGCGAAATACAAACCCCACTTTGGTCGGTGCGGTTTACCGTGGCCGAGTGGTGAGAGTCCTGCCCGGGATGCAAGCGGCTTTTGTCGATATTGGTCTAGAGAGAGCGGCGTTTCTTTACGTGGGAGATGTTCGTGAGGAGGATTTCGTTTTCGAATCCGAAGATGAAGTCGCTGGTTTGTGGAGTGACAAAGAAAAACCAAAAATCCAGGAGCTGTTAACTGAGGGTCAGGCCATTCTCGTGCAAGTGGCGAAGGATCCTATTGGATCTAAGGGTGCGCGAATCACGACACATATTTCTATGGCGGGTCGACGGATCGTCTATCTTCCCACGCTCAGCCACTTTGGAGTCTCTCGCAAAATCGAAAAAGAAGCGGAGCGAGAACGACTCAAGGGTCTCATGGAAAAAAATATCACCGAAGGCGGAGCTATCGTTCGTACCGTAGGTGATGGAATGACCGAGGACGAGCTCCATAGCGATCTCGAATATCTTCAAAAAGTGTGGAAAGATATTCAAGAGAATTACAAATCTTCTCAAAATGTTGGAGCTGTTCACACCGAGGTGGAGTACAGCTTAAGAGTATTAAGAGACATGTTAAATCCGGATGTGGATCGCGTGTGGGTCGAAGGGCAGAATACCTACGAGCGGATTCAGAAATTTGTCTCTCAGTTTATGCCGATTTATACTAATAAAATTCATCATTACTTCGAAAAAGAACCCTTGTTTAGTCGGTTTGATATCGATGTCGAAGTGGAAAAAGCTCTCGCGCGCAAAGTGTGGTTGCGTTCGGGTGGATATTTAGTGATCGACGAGGCGGAGGCCTTGGTCGTTATCGACGTCAACACCGGAAAGTTCGTTGGTAAAAAAGATTTAGAAGACACCATCTTTAAAACCAATATGGAATCTGTCAAAGAGATCGCGCACCAGATTCGACTTCGTGATTGTAGTGGAATTATCGTGGTCGATTTTATTGACATGCTCGAGCAGGATCATCGGCAAAAAGTTCTTAAGGCTCTCGAGGAGGAAGTGAAGCGGGATCGGGTGCGCGTTTCGGTCATCTCGATGACGGGACTTGGACTTGTGGAAATGACGAGAAAACGTTTGCGCTCGAGTCTTCGTCGTACACTTTCGGACCCTTGTTTTTATTGCGAGGGATTGGGAACTCTCAAAAAGAAAGAGACCATCGTTTGCGAAATTTTTCGAGATCTCACTCAGGTTCTCACCAAAAAGACAATCACCCATCCCATGATTGTTCACTGTCATGGCGATGTAGTGAATTGGGTCTACAGCGAAGAGAGCGAAATGATGGACACTTTCGAGGAAGAGCTCGGCGTACCGGTGATTTTTCGCACAGACTCTCGCCTCCACTTTGAGGAATTTCGAATCGAAGTTTAA
- a CDS encoding tetratricopeptide repeat protein, which produces MYKNLQANPENVTSRRFLFEFYIKKKQWKSAVDVILPAQEKLTGTELIRLAEAQLEIADAKGALNILTFWSNKNAPTAHSKFIEGKSYALLAGKEATMEQKKAKVLLAVEAFKTAISIDPKKEDAYLQWAATIEKYLSVYAEEATLVYRKLIENNGEKEAYMINRCRYAVEARYWDEAIKVCETARSQLPESPEGAVFLSQAYMANDSKELAKKTLISAVTATPKSFLARKELADFYMKEGNPVAAVEHYTAAVGIDNTSAPAYLGQARALYQTKRYDDALVAYQKNCKLSRMVASDFKTSMGLLRSNPRLHQKYKSTIDACRK; this is translated from the coding sequence TTGTATAAAAATCTCCAGGCTAACCCCGAAAACGTAACAAGTCGGAGATTTCTCTTCGAATTTTACATCAAAAAGAAACAGTGGAAATCTGCAGTGGACGTGATTCTGCCGGCTCAAGAAAAACTCACAGGCACCGAACTCATTCGCCTCGCCGAAGCACAACTCGAAATCGCCGATGCCAAAGGAGCCCTCAATATTCTCACCTTTTGGTCGAATAAAAATGCGCCGACGGCTCATTCTAAATTTATCGAAGGTAAATCCTACGCCCTTCTCGCCGGTAAGGAAGCCACAATGGAACAAAAGAAAGCCAAAGTGCTTCTTGCTGTCGAAGCTTTTAAAACTGCCATCAGCATAGATCCCAAAAAAGAAGATGCCTACCTTCAGTGGGCGGCAACGATTGAAAAGTATCTTTCGGTTTACGCCGAAGAGGCCACCTTAGTGTACAGAAAGCTCATCGAGAACAATGGGGAAAAAGAAGCCTATATGATTAACCGATGTCGATACGCTGTGGAGGCTCGGTACTGGGATGAAGCGATTAAAGTTTGCGAAACCGCACGATCTCAACTTCCGGAAAGTCCCGAGGGCGCCGTATTTTTGAGTCAGGCCTATATGGCCAATGATTCTAAAGAGCTCGCAAAAAAGACCTTAATCAGCGCGGTCACAGCGACACCAAAATCATTTTTGGCAAGAAAAGAGTTAGCCGATTTTTACATGAAAGAAGGTAATCCCGTCGCCGCCGTTGAACACTACACAGCCGCCGTCGGCATCGATAACACTTCCGCCCCCGCGTACTTAGGGCAAGCTCGCGCGCTCTACCAAACAAAACGTTATGATGATGCTCTTGTTGCCTATCAAAAGAACTGTAAATTGTCTCGGATGGTGGCGAGCGACTTCAAAACGTCCATGGGCCTTCTGCGCTCAAATCCTCGCCTCCATCAGAAATATAAAAGCACTATCGATGCTTGCCGAAAATAA
- a CDS encoding sigma 54-interacting transcriptional regulator: protein MLINWDEFEHIHVIKKLKQILATWWNIDVVFTDEAGTLRGFGNAEGDQVNKAVFHFLKSGDARESLSQLVNQSLVDLRQSQNRYAVKKWDATGFDVAVFPIEIEREFMGTVVAMGFVKDASETHRRSELAERFAAGGINPEAIAGIIESLRFLTPNEKNHFMDLVELISREIITLHVEITSREERIKELNKELGSRYKYDKIIGKSKPMQSLYSLMDKIKSTDSTVLIQGENGTGKDLIANSIHYNSVRKDRPFVVSNCSAFNDNLLESELFGHTKGSFTGAHKDKKGLFELADKGTFFLDEIGDTSPQMQVKLLRVLQEGTFTPVGALEMKRVDVRIIAATNRDLRKMVEEGTFREDLYYRLNVINIRVPPLRERKEDIPLLTEAFIESACKKAGLPKRILTKRALEKLYDYPFPGNVRELQNEMERAVVLSGTESKILADMLSPKILESNEATKIQGTRVAGTLKDAIEDLEKDLIREGLRRTGWNKSKLAKELGISRAGLIMKVEKYGLDKRRVLGGVNPTGGSKTS, encoded by the coding sequence ATGTTAATTAATTGGGACGAATTCGAACACATCCATGTCATCAAAAAACTAAAACAAATTTTAGCGACCTGGTGGAATATCGATGTGGTGTTCACAGACGAAGCCGGAACACTCCGTGGTTTTGGTAACGCTGAAGGTGATCAAGTCAATAAAGCTGTATTTCACTTCCTTAAAAGTGGAGATGCACGCGAGAGTCTTTCACAACTCGTCAACCAAAGTTTGGTGGATCTTCGTCAGTCTCAAAACAGATATGCTGTAAAGAAATGGGATGCCACAGGTTTTGATGTTGCCGTGTTCCCGATAGAAATTGAACGCGAATTTATGGGAACTGTCGTCGCCATGGGTTTTGTTAAAGACGCTAGCGAAACTCACCGTCGTAGTGAATTGGCTGAGCGCTTTGCCGCGGGTGGCATCAACCCCGAAGCCATTGCGGGAATCATCGAGAGTCTTCGCTTTTTAACTCCCAACGAAAAAAATCACTTTATGGACTTAGTGGAGCTGATCTCTCGCGAGATCATCACACTCCATGTCGAAATCACTAGCCGCGAAGAGCGGATCAAAGAATTGAATAAAGAATTAGGTAGCCGTTACAAGTACGATAAAATTATTGGAAAGTCTAAACCCATGCAAAGTCTTTACTCTTTGATGGACAAGATCAAGTCCACCGACAGTACCGTGCTGATTCAGGGGGAAAACGGAACAGGTAAAGATTTGATCGCGAACTCGATTCACTACAATTCTGTTCGTAAAGACCGACCCTTTGTGGTTTCTAACTGTTCCGCCTTTAACGATAATCTTTTAGAGTCTGAACTTTTCGGACACACGAAAGGATCCTTTACTGGAGCTCATAAGGACAAAAAAGGTCTATTTGAACTTGCCGACAAGGGAACTTTCTTCCTTGACGAGATCGGAGATACTTCTCCTCAGATGCAAGTTAAACTTCTTCGAGTACTCCAAGAAGGAACTTTTACGCCCGTCGGTGCGCTGGAGATGAAGCGCGTGGATGTTCGCATTATTGCGGCAACCAATCGCGATCTCCGCAAAATGGTCGAAGAAGGAACATTCCGAGAAGATCTTTACTATCGCCTCAACGTCATTAACATTCGCGTTCCGCCACTGCGTGAACGCAAGGAAGATATTCCTTTGCTCACAGAGGCTTTTATTGAATCCGCATGTAAAAAAGCAGGCCTCCCTAAACGGATCCTCACTAAACGGGCTCTCGAGAAACTCTATGACTATCCTTTCCCAGGAAACGTTCGTGAGTTACAAAACGAGATGGAAAGAGCTGTTGTATTATCGGGCACCGAAAGTAAAATTCTCGCTGATATGCTCTCTCCAAAGATTCTCGAGAGCAACGAAGCGACAAAAATTCAGGGAACTCGAGTTGCGGGTACTTTAAAAGACGCCATCGAAGATTTAGAAAAAGACCTCATCCGCGAAGGCCTACGCCGTACCGGCTGGAACAAGTCTAAATTAGCTAAGGAACTCGGCATCAGTCGAGCTGGGCTTATTATGAAGGTTGAAAAGTACGGACTGGATAAGCGACGTGTGTTGGGCGGTGTTAACCCCACGGGCGGCAGCAAAACTTCTTAA
- a CDS encoding ATP-binding cassette domain-containing protein has protein sequence MWKSARKLWPLVYPYRMGLLVAFLAGLAIAVFSTILPFMVQLLIQALEKKDILGLNPELEKILLHVFSQETLRSFFENHFLVVKTVALGLPVYYLIFGFFRYYNTYKFQYIAEMVTNEMRFRLMDKFLTLNSKFYMHNTHGSGGLLSRTLNDTMMIQGGMGYYTDLFREPIIAIVLTIYMFVLNWQISLFCVLFLPFFSYLIRKLTKTLRRLSTDSQETLELVTKNLKEGLDGMRVIQSFNLEDHMRAKFRNSINDYNRIRRKVIKRMQLASPVNEVLASLLTAGIVVWIGHMIFGGQADVGEFIAFIVAAGFLDKPVKRIQQAMVMLHPTSVSLDRIFEIIDSEQLVSEISNPRPFPKDWKTIEFRNVSFSYGTEIALKNVNLKINRGEIVALVGESGSGKSTMMNLLERFFDPDQGGIYVDNIPLKDFSLKDLRANIALVTQDVFLFNEDLEENIRAGNHVKDVSKVHEAIDKANARKFIDRLPQNIKSLAGERGSNFSGGEKQRISIARAIFKDAPILILDEATSALDSASEVEVQKGIQSLMQGRTAFVIAHRLSTIASADRIVVMSKGEIMEEGTHKELLGKDGSLYSYFHKLQLR, from the coding sequence ATGTGGAAATCAGCTCGAAAACTATGGCCTCTGGTCTATCCTTATCGTATGGGGCTCCTTGTGGCTTTTCTGGCGGGATTGGCGATCGCGGTGTTTTCAACGATCTTGCCTTTCATGGTCCAGCTTTTAATTCAAGCTTTAGAGAAGAAAGATATTTTAGGACTTAATCCAGAGCTGGAAAAAATTCTGCTCCATGTGTTTTCGCAGGAGACGCTTCGCAGTTTTTTTGAAAATCATTTTCTCGTGGTTAAGACGGTCGCACTAGGTTTACCGGTTTATTATCTGATTTTCGGTTTCTTTCGCTATTACAACACCTATAAGTTTCAATACATTGCCGAGATGGTCACCAACGAAATGCGTTTTCGTCTCATGGATAAGTTCCTTACTTTAAATTCTAAATTTTATATGCACAATACTCACGGATCCGGTGGTCTACTGAGTCGCACGCTCAATGATACGATGATGATTCAGGGGGGGATGGGTTATTATACGGATCTCTTCCGCGAGCCGATCATTGCTATTGTGCTTACAATTTATATGTTTGTCCTCAACTGGCAAATCAGTTTGTTTTGCGTTTTATTTTTGCCGTTTTTTTCTTATCTCATCCGTAAATTGACCAAAACATTACGTCGTCTCAGCACCGACAGCCAGGAAACATTAGAGCTCGTGACTAAGAATTTAAAAGAGGGCCTCGACGGAATGCGAGTGATTCAGTCATTTAACCTCGAAGATCACATGCGTGCCAAATTTAGGAATTCAATTAATGATTACAACCGAATTCGTCGGAAAGTCATTAAGCGTATGCAGCTTGCAAGTCCGGTGAACGAGGTTTTAGCGTCTCTGTTGACTGCCGGAATTGTCGTTTGGATTGGCCATATGATTTTTGGAGGGCAAGCTGATGTCGGTGAATTCATAGCTTTCATCGTAGCGGCGGGATTTCTTGATAAACCGGTTAAGCGCATTCAACAGGCGATGGTCATGTTACACCCGACATCTGTTTCTCTAGATCGAATCTTCGAGATCATTGATAGCGAGCAGCTCGTTTCCGAAATTTCAAACCCGAGACCCTTTCCTAAAGATTGGAAAACCATCGAATTTAGAAACGTCAGTTTTAGTTACGGAACTGAAATTGCATTGAAAAATGTAAATCTTAAAATTAATCGCGGCGAGATCGTGGCTCTTGTCGGAGAGAGCGGAAGTGGAAAGTCGACGATGATGAATCTGTTAGAGAGATTCTTCGACCCGGATCAGGGCGGTATCTATGTCGATAACATTCCGTTGAAGGACTTTTCTCTTAAGGATCTGCGCGCCAATATTGCGTTAGTGACTCAAGATGTTTTTCTCTTTAACGAAGATCTCGAAGAAAATATTCGCGCCGGAAATCATGTCAAAGACGTTTCAAAGGTCCATGAAGCCATTGATAAAGCCAACGCTCGAAAATTTATCGATCGTCTGCCCCAAAACATCAAATCCCTAGCCGGCGAGCGTGGATCTAATTTTTCAGGTGGAGAAAAGCAGCGAATTAGTATTGCGCGCGCTATTTTTAAAGATGCACCAATTCTTATCCTGGACGAAGCCACAAGCGCTCTCGACTCCGCCAGTGAGGTGGAAGTCCAAAAGGGGATCCAATCCCTCATGCAAGGTCGTACCGCGTTTGTGATCGCCCACAGGCTCTCAACGATCGCTAGTGCAGATCGTATCGTCGTTATGAGTAAGGGTGAAATCATGGAGGAAGGAACTCACAAGGAGCTCCTCGGAAAAGACGGAAGTCTTTATTCGTACTTCCACAAGCTGCAACTGCGATAA